Proteins encoded together in one uncultured Desulfosarcina sp. window:
- a CDS encoding ogr/Delta-like zinc finger family protein → MTVHQPPNCPHCGRKMKKWRVPLASTWPNEFFYVCFNDACPYYVQGWDRLWEQQATRASYRCRLDPDTGKFAPLPVWSDNALKDDIIEA, encoded by the coding sequence ATGACAGTCCACCAACCACCAAATTGCCCCCACTGCGGCCGGAAAATGAAAAAATGGCGCGTACCCCTGGCCTCCACCTGGCCCAATGAATTCTTTTACGTCTGCTTCAACGATGCGTGCCCCTATTACGTCCAGGGGTGGGATCGGTTATGGGAACAACAGGCCACCCGGGCATCCTACCGTTGCCGCCTGGATCCCGACACCGGCAAATTCGCGCCCCTGCCGGTCTGGTCGGACAACGCCCTGAAGGACGATATTATCGAAGCCTGA